The following nucleotide sequence is from Cellvibrio sp. PSBB006.
GATGCCATCAAACAACGCAGCCATTGCCTGGTTGTCACCTGCTACGAAGGCGCCAAGCTGTCTGATACCGCAGCCGCCGTCAATGCCGCAGGCCAACAACAGTTGGAAGCGCTGATCAAACGCGAGGAGTTTCAAGGCAAGGCGGGACAAACATTACTCTTGTTGAATCCTGCCGGTATTGCGGCGGACCGTTTGCTGGTACTGGGCTTAGGCGCAACAGACAAGCAAGGGGCCATCAGTGCCGACAATTTCCGCAAAGCCGTGGCCCGCATCCCGGATGCCCTCAAATCCACACCATCACGGGAAATTACTGCGTGCATGGGAGAGGTGAAGGTCAAGGACCAGGATATAACCTGGCAAGCCCGACAGCTTGCCGAGGCACTGGAGCTTTCCACTTATCGCTTCGATAAATTCAAAAGCCAGGCTGCCGAAAATGGTTTTGCACCGACCAAACTGGTCTTTGGCTGCGATAAAAAGCAGTTAGCTGCCGCCACCCGCGGATTGGAAATCGGTAAAGCCATAGCCCTGGGTATGAACCTCGCGCGCGACCTCGGCAACCTGCCGGGCAATGTCTGTACGCCGAGCTATCTCGCCAGCGAAGCCAAACGCCTCGCCCGCAACCAGACCAAGCTGAGTGTGAAGGTGCTGGAAGAAAAACAGATGAAGGAACTGGGCATGCATTCCCTGCTGTCGGTGGCGGCGGGCAGTGATCAACCCGCCAAGCTGATTGTGCTGGAATACAAAGGCGGCAGTAAAAATGATGCGCCTATTGCACTGGTAGGCAAAGGCATTACCTTCGATACCGGTGGCATCAGCCTCAAACCCGGCGCAGGTATGGACGAAATGAAATTTGATATGTGCGGTGCGGCCAGCGTGCTCGGCACATTCCGCACTTTGCTTGAACTGGACTTAAGCATAAACGTAGTCGGTGTGATCGCCGCCAGCGAAAATATGCCCAATGGCAACGCCACCAAACCCGGCGATATCGTCACCTCCATGTCCGGCCAGACTATCGAAATTCTCAACACCGACGCAGAGGGCCGCCTGGTACTGTGCGATGCATTGACTTACACCGAGCGCTTTAAACCCAAAACCGTGATCGATA
It contains:
- a CDS encoding leucyl aminopeptidase, with the protein product MQYTAKTLDAIKQRSHCLVVTCYEGAKLSDTAAAVNAAGQQQLEALIKREEFQGKAGQTLLLLNPAGIAADRLLVLGLGATDKQGAISADNFRKAVARIPDALKSTPSREITACMGEVKVKDQDITWQARQLAEALELSTYRFDKFKSQAAENGFAPTKLVFGCDKKQLAAATRGLEIGKAIALGMNLARDLGNLPGNVCTPSYLASEAKRLARNQTKLSVKVLEEKQMKELGMHSLLSVAAGSDQPAKLIVLEYKGGSKNDAPIALVGKGITFDTGGISLKPGAGMDEMKFDMCGAASVLGTFRTLLELDLSINVVGVIAASENMPNGNATKPGDIVTSMSGQTIEILNTDAEGRLVLCDALTYTERFKPKTVIDIATLTGACVIALGNHASGLFSNRDELAQALLKAGQEANDRAWHMPLWDEYQKQLDSNFADMANIGGREAGSVTAACFLSRFAKKFAWAHLDIAGTAWKSGGAKGATGRPVPLLVQYLLNNQ